One Onthophagus taurus isolate NC chromosome 11, IU_Otau_3.0, whole genome shotgun sequence genomic window carries:
- the LOC111421576 gene encoding von Willebrand factor-like — MYPIFAIFLVCGVAVFGEECGLNQVWDDCGSNCVDYCNKEVDPNEVCTLECVPGCYCASGFIKKAVDSDECVTEENCPAPCGHNKIYRECGSMCPKYCGQPDDIFCPAVCVSGCFCKDGYILADENSTHCIPEHHCHV, encoded by the exons ATGTATCCGATTTTTGCTATATTTTTGGTTTgtg GTGTTGCTGTTTTTGGTGAAGAATGCGGCCTCAATCAAGTATGGGATGATTGTGGGTCCAATTGCGTTGATTATTGCAATAAAGAAGTTGATCCCAATGAAGTTTGTACGTTGGAATGCGTACCTGGTTGTTATTGTGCGTCtgggtttattaaaaaagctgTAGATTCAGATGAATGTGTAACAGAAGAGAATTGCCCCGCACCATGCGgtcataataaaatttatagagAATGTGGAAGTATGTGTCCTAAATATTGTGGTCAACCGGATGATATTTTTTGTCCTGCGGTATGCGTTTCTGGATGTTTCTGTAAAGATGGATATATTTTAGCAGATGAAAATAGCACCCATTGTATCCCAGAACATCATTGccatgtttaa
- the LOC111421575 gene encoding serine protease inhibitor swm-1-like, whose amino-acid sequence MNKSLALVALFLALAAAVIAHCGPNQVWDDCGPACRPYCNKPPGEPCTTECVADCFCDEANGYTKRAIDAEDDDCIHTSECPTCGANEIYKVCGTACQDYCGKPEGTTCTTQCVEGCFCKNGYVRTTNNNSSPCILEASCP is encoded by the exons ATGAATAAATCGTTAGCTTTGGTTGCTTTATTCTTAGCTTTGg cTGCCGCTGTTATTGCACACTGTGGTCCAAACCAAGTATGGGACGATTGCGGACCTGCTTGCCGACCATACTGTAATAAACCACCTGGTGAACCTTGCACCACGGAGTGCGTGGCAGATTGTTTCTGTGATGAAGCTAATGGTTACACCAAGAGAGCAATAGATGCGGAAGATGACGATTGTATTCATACATCTGAATGCCCTACGTGTGGAGCCaatgaaatttataaagtGTGTGGAACTGCCTGTCAAGATTATTGTGGAAAACCAGAAGGTACTACGTGTACGACTCAATGCGTTGAAGGATGTTTCTGTAAAAATGGATACGTACGTACAACAAATAATAACAGTTCTCCTTGCATCCTCGAAGCAAGTTGCCCTTAA